The genomic window GCTCGGGATTGGCATTTCGCCGGAGAGAATTTTATTCATAGAGTAATACATTGTTGAAATCCTCTGTGCCTTCGGCCATGTATTCCATTTTGAAAAATCCAGTGCCTCCCTGCCCTCTTTGATGTGAGAGTTGACCAAAAAATTAGCCGGAGTAATTTTATCATACCATCGAAGGTGGGTTTCCGAAGAATGGCAATCAAAACATGAAGTCCTCAAAATGGTATTAACATCTTGGGGGACATTCATAAGGTTGGGAGTATTCGTTCCATGATCAATTTTTTCAGGACTAAAAAACTGTAATCCGATAAATATCCCAAACAAAACCAAGACAAATATATTCTTATTTTTCATAAAAGAATGAGTTTAAAGCTTATTGCAAAACTTCTCCAAAAGTAATCACTTTCAATGTTTTAGCGATTAAATTTAAGTCTAAAACGGAAAAAAATGATCTTAAAAGCGAATATTTTGTTCTGAATAATTTTCTATTTTTGACAGAAATAACCCCTTTCACTCTTTCTATGAAAAAATTCAGCCTTTATACCATTACATTTTTTGCAGTCGGTATTACTGTTTTACTGATCAGTTTTTTTTCTTTTCAGCATATATATTCTTTATCCAAAGAAGATCTTTTCAATGCAAAGTTTGAAGCAGGAAAAAGGGAAGCCCGGGAAATCGGCAAGCTTTTAGAGATGCAGTTAAAACAAGGGATTCCCAAAGAAACCGTTATCCAAAATCTTCAAAATAGCATTGTAAATACCGATACCCAAAGCAGTTTCATCTGTATGTATAATCAAAAAGGCATCGAACTTTGTCATCCGAATCCTGCGTTAGTTGGGCAGATCATTGATAAAGACAATTCCACGTTTACTTCGGGCAGTAAACATTCTGATTTTATTGAAATTTTAAACTCAGGAAAAGAAAGTACAGGGACACGACATCTTGTTCAGAGTAGGGATCGGAGGTCTGAAATCGTAAGTGTTTTTCCCGTCGGAGGAAGTGACTGGATGGTCGCTTCTCATGCTAACCTGGAAGTAATCAACGAACAAATCCGCAGCTTATATCTAAATTTTTCAATCGCTTTTTTACTTGCTACCCTCTTAATTCTTGTGGTAAGTTTTCTGTTAATCCGAATGATATACAGGAAATATGAAGCAGCAAAAAACAGTGAAATTAATGATCTTAATGATGAAATTAATATGCTAACAGCCATTAATACCCAACTTAACAGCATTCATGAAAGATTAAAATTACATGCTGCTCTCCCGTC from Chryseobacterium wanjuense includes these protein-coding regions:
- a CDS encoding LytR/AlgR family response regulator transcription factor produces the protein MTEITPFTLSMKKFSLYTITFFAVGITVLLISFFSFQHIYSLSKEDLFNAKFEAGKREAREIGKLLEMQLKQGIPKETVIQNLQNSIVNTDTQSSFICMYNQKGIELCHPNPALVGQIIDKDNSTFTSGSKHSDFIEILNSGKESTGTRHLVQSRDRRSEIVSVFPVGGSDWMVASHANLEVINEQIRSLYLNFSIAFLLATLLILVVSFLLIRMIYRKYEAAKNSEINDLNDEINMLTAINTQLNSIHERLKLHAALPSQEDPAENSKRRVITYQKDELISLETSEIAYFFLENNIVYIKTTRANQYPITSSLDELIKTLDQKMFYRANRQFIINIKAISNILLYGKNQLKIVTMPESKETILISKNRVAEFKKWLEQ